A window of Chitinophaga sp. MM2321 contains these coding sequences:
- the rpsG gene encoding 30S ribosomal protein S7 has protein sequence MRKQAAKKLPLSPDPRFNDKLVTRFVNNVMEQGKKSIAYKIFYDAVDKVSQMTGENGYEVWRKALTNVTPAVEVRSRRIGGATFQIPAEVRPDRKVSLSIKWLVRFAGERNGKSMADKLANEIVAASKGEGAAFKKKEDTHRMAEANKAFSHFRV, from the coding sequence ATGAGAAAGCAAGCTGCAAAAAAATTGCCTCTGTCTCCGGATCCAAGGTTTAATGACAAACTGGTAACCCGCTTTGTTAACAACGTAATGGAACAAGGAAAAAAGAGCATTGCCTATAAAATTTTCTACGATGCTGTGGATAAGGTAAGCCAGATGACCGGTGAAAACGGTTACGAGGTTTGGAGAAAAGCATTAACCAATGTTACTCCTGCTGTTGAAGTTAGAAGCCGCCGTATCGGTGGTGCTACCTTCCAGATTCCTGCGGAAGTTCGTCCTGATAGAAAAGTATCCCTGAGCATCAAGTGGTTGGTTCGCTTCGCTGGCGAAAGAAACGGTAAGAGTATGGCTGATAAGCTGGCGAATGAAATCGTAGCAGCAAGCAAAGGTGAAGGCGCAGCATTCAAAAAGAAAGAAGATACTCACCGTATGGCGGAAGCGAATAAAGCTTTCTCTCACTTCAGAGTATAG
- the rpsL gene encoding 30S ribosomal protein S12, translating to MPTIQQLVRKGREIIRAKSKSRALDSCPQRRGVCTRVYTTTPKKPNSALRKVAKVRLTNKIEVIAYIPGEGHNLQEHSIVLIRGGRVKDLPGVRYHIVRGSLDTAGVKDRKQSRSKYGTKKEKAKK from the coding sequence ATGCCTACTATACAACAATTAGTAAGAAAAGGAAGAGAAATTATCCGGGCTAAGTCTAAGTCCAGGGCACTGGATAGCTGCCCTCAGCGTCGCGGTGTTTGTACACGTGTGTACACTACCACGCCAAAGAAACCTAACTCCGCTTTGCGTAAAGTTGCAAAGGTGCGTTTGACCAACAAAATTGAGGTGATTGCATACATCCCCGGTGAAGGTCATAACCTGCAGGAGCACTCCATCGTACTGATCCGTGGTGGAAGGGTAAAAGATTTACCAGGTGTTCGTTACCACATCGTTCGCGGTTCCCTGGATACTGCTGGTGTGAAAGACAGAAAGCAGAGCCGTTCCAAATATGGTACTAAGAAGGAAAAGGCTAAGAAATAA
- a CDS encoding branched-chain amino acid aminotransferase, with amino-acid sequence MMVDKSTVKEEALKRIKITKTAHSRLGEVDFNNLAFGKTYTDHMLVADFDGKEWKNAEILPFQNLSVSPSNAAWHYGQAIFEGIKAYKDPQGNPMIFRPYDNYKRLNLSAERMGMVEVPEWLFVGGLDLMIDLDRDWIPTNEGSSLYLRPFMIAADEYIGVRPSETYKFMIINSPSGPYFNQPIKLLVQDKFVRAFPGGVGFAKAAGNYGGTMYPTMQAKKQGYDQILWVDGFEHKYLQECGTMNVFAIIGNTAITPDLSQGTILEGVTRSSVMEVLKDMGLTVEERPISIDEIAAAYKAGTLREVFGTGTAASVAYVEELDYKDLQIRMDSTKYEIGAEVIRRLDAIRTGRAADTRHWNYLVGR; translated from the coding sequence ATGATGGTAGATAAATCAACAGTAAAGGAAGAAGCATTAAAGAGGATTAAAATCACCAAAACAGCCCACAGCAGGTTGGGGGAAGTGGATTTTAATAACCTGGCATTTGGTAAAACATATACCGACCATATGCTGGTTGCTGATTTTGATGGAAAGGAATGGAAAAATGCAGAGATCCTGCCTTTCCAGAACCTGTCTGTAAGCCCGTCCAATGCTGCATGGCATTATGGTCAGGCTATTTTTGAAGGGATCAAGGCCTATAAAGATCCCCAGGGTAATCCCATGATCTTCAGGCCATACGACAACTACAAACGCCTGAACCTGTCTGCTGAAAGGATGGGGATGGTAGAAGTGCCTGAGTGGCTGTTTGTGGGCGGACTGGATTTGATGATAGACCTGGACCGCGACTGGATACCTACGAACGAAGGTAGTTCCCTTTATCTGCGTCCTTTTATGATTGCGGCAGACGAATATATCGGAGTAAGACCTTCTGAAACGTATAAATTCATGATTATCAACTCTCCATCTGGTCCTTATTTCAATCAGCCTATTAAATTACTGGTACAGGATAAGTTTGTGCGCGCCTTCCCCGGCGGCGTAGGATTTGCAAAAGCGGCCGGTAACTATGGCGGCACCATGTATCCTACCATGCAGGCTAAAAAGCAGGGCTATGACCAGATTCTGTGGGTAGATGGCTTTGAACATAAATACCTGCAGGAGTGTGGTACGATGAACGTATTTGCCATTATCGGCAATACAGCGATTACGCCGGACCTTTCCCAGGGAACTATCCTGGAAGGGGTTACCAGATCCAGTGTAATGGAGGTATTGAAAGATATGGGCCTTACCGTGGAAGAAAGACCTATCTCTATCGATGAAATTGCTGCTGCCTATAAAGCAGGTACGCTACGTGAAGTATTTGGTACCGGAACTGCTGCCAGTGTTGCCTATGTGGAAGAGCTGGACTATAAAGATCTACAGATCCGTATGGATAGCACCAAATATGAAATAGGAGCTGAAGTGATCCGCCGCCTGGATGCGATTCGTACCGGCCGTGCAGCTGATACACGCCATTGGAATTATCTAGTTGGCAGATAA
- the rdgB gene encoding RdgB/HAM1 family non-canonical purine NTP pyrophosphatase, whose protein sequence is MTLIFATNNENKVKEFRSLLGDECKIITLLEAGIDIDIPEPHDTLEANAREKSVTIHRMTAQNCFAEDTGLEIAALNGAPGVLSARYAGEQKLAADNIAKVLEEMATVADRSAQFRTVISLILDGKEYQFEGISKGQISTELKGGKGFGYDPIFIPEGATRSFAEMDLTEKNQYSHRARAFKEFVAFLKTIPV, encoded by the coding sequence ATGACATTAATATTTGCGACAAACAACGAAAACAAGGTAAAAGAATTCCGGTCGCTGCTGGGAGACGAATGCAAGATCATTACCCTGCTGGAAGCCGGTATCGACATTGATATACCGGAACCACACGATACACTGGAAGCCAACGCCCGCGAAAAATCAGTTACCATCCACCGGATGACAGCACAGAACTGTTTTGCAGAAGATACCGGCCTGGAAATCGCTGCACTGAATGGGGCACCCGGGGTACTAAGCGCCCGGTATGCCGGCGAACAAAAGCTGGCAGCAGACAATATTGCGAAGGTATTGGAAGAAATGGCCACAGTAGCCGACCGCAGCGCCCAGTTCCGTACAGTCATCTCCCTGATACTGGATGGAAAAGAATACCAGTTTGAAGGAATCAGCAAGGGGCAAATCTCTACCGAACTAAAAGGTGGTAAAGGCTTTGGCTACGATCCGATCTTTATACCGGAAGGAGCAACACGCTCATTCGCCGAAATGGATCTCACAGAAAAAAACCAGTACAGTCACCGGGCCAGGGCCTTCAAAGAATTTGTAGCGTTTCTTAAAACAATACCTGTTTAG
- a CDS encoding thioesterase family protein — MARIKIDLPAQFPFNTQIPVRIQDVNYGGHVGNDAILSVMHEARIQYLVSIGYKELDQEAGTGLIMSDVAIAYKGEAFHGDTFTIAIAAGEYSAFGFELFYRITTQRDTKTITIVEAKTGMVCFDYKNHKVMKLPAEMKAVMEQGA; from the coding sequence ATGGCAAGAATAAAAATAGATTTACCTGCACAATTCCCTTTCAACACACAGATCCCGGTACGTATCCAGGATGTTAACTACGGCGGACACGTGGGCAACGACGCTATCCTGTCTGTAATGCATGAAGCCAGGATTCAATACCTGGTCAGTATCGGTTATAAAGAACTGGATCAGGAAGCCGGCACCGGCCTGATTATGTCTGATGTAGCAATAGCCTACAAAGGCGAAGCTTTTCATGGCGATACTTTTACCATAGCAATAGCAGCCGGCGAATACAGTGCTTTCGGTTTTGAACTGTTTTACCGGATTACCACGCAACGCGACACCAAAACCATCACCATTGTGGAAGCTAAAACCGGTATGGTATGTTTTGATTATAAAAACCATAAAGTGATGAAACTTCCCGCAGAGATGAAAGCTGTGATGGAGCAGGGAGCATAA
- a CDS encoding nitroreductase encodes MMELNTTVTNIDKIVAARRTVKPTSMNGRKIADETIQHLLQMADWAPTHGHTEPWYFIVYSGDKTQQFCADHADLYKQFTPADKYISGNYEKLKNQGNLASHVIAICMKRGNNPKVPVTEEIAAVSCAVQNMWLGATAHNLAAYWGSGGMTYHFAMQDYLGLGDEDQVLGFFYLGYTDEPVQPGRRLKPLGDKVKWM; translated from the coding sequence ATGATGGAATTAAATACAACCGTTACCAACATCGATAAAATAGTAGCCGCGCGCCGCACGGTAAAACCAACCAGCATGAACGGCCGTAAAATAGCAGATGAAACGATACAACATCTGCTACAGATGGCCGACTGGGCGCCTACACACGGACATACAGAACCCTGGTACTTTATCGTTTACAGTGGTGACAAGACACAACAATTCTGTGCTGATCATGCTGATCTATACAAACAATTCACACCGGCAGACAAATACATTTCCGGTAACTACGAAAAACTGAAAAACCAGGGTAACCTGGCCTCCCATGTGATTGCCATTTGCATGAAGCGGGGTAACAATCCCAAGGTACCGGTAACAGAAGAGATTGCCGCCGTTTCCTGCGCCGTACAAAACATGTGGCTGGGTGCTACCGCCCACAATCTTGCCGCCTACTGGGGCTCTGGTGGCATGACCTACCACTTTGCCATGCAGGATTATTTAGGTTTGGGAGATGAAGACCAGGTACTTGGATTCTTTTACCTGGGCTATACCGATGAACCCGTACAACCAGGACGCCGGTTAAAGCCACTGGGAGACAAGGTGAAGTGGATGTAG
- a CDS encoding glycerol-3-phosphate dehydrogenase/oxidase yields the protein MKREAIVTILKEDLKPWDVVVIGGGATGLGAALEAVTRGYRTLLLEQTDFAKSTSSKSTKLVHGGVRYLAQGDIALVREASIERGLLTHNAPHLVRNLAFVIPTFSLWENFKYTIGLKMYDWLAGHLSLGKSLHISKAATLERLPALKPDRLTGGVLYHDGQFDDSRLAVNLAQTIADKGGTVLNYMRVTGLRKDEKGKISGVTVKDTLNGGEELHLATRAVINATGVFADDILEMDNPQAPRSIAASQGVHLVLDSTFLPGHNALMIPATSDGRVLFVVPWHNKVVVGTTDTPVNHISLEPRALEAEINFILRTAGQYLAHQPQRSDVRSVWAGLRPLAAPKAEGHKTKEISRSHKIMVAGSGLVTIIGGKWTTYRRMAEDVIHRLEQALHWKETSSVTHQLKIHGAANVVNWDDPWYFYGSDKLHIHQMVATQPDLQEVLSATYHVIKAQVVWAVREEMARNTEDFLARRIRLLFLDAREALRIAPAVAAIMAAELNRDDQWIADQIESFTKEASAYLLD from the coding sequence ATGAAAAGAGAAGCTATTGTTACTATCTTAAAGGAAGACCTTAAGCCCTGGGATGTTGTTGTGATAGGTGGCGGAGCCACTGGCCTGGGAGCCGCACTGGAAGCGGTAACCAGGGGATACCGCACCTTATTGCTGGAACAAACGGATTTTGCAAAATCCACCTCCAGTAAAAGCACGAAACTGGTACATGGGGGCGTTCGTTACCTGGCGCAGGGCGATATTGCCCTGGTACGTGAAGCCAGCATTGAACGTGGTTTGCTCACCCACAACGCCCCACACCTGGTACGCAACCTGGCCTTTGTAATCCCTACCTTTAGCTTATGGGAAAATTTTAAGTATACCATCGGCCTCAAAATGTACGATTGGCTCGCCGGACATCTCAGCCTGGGCAAGTCGCTTCATATTTCCAAAGCAGCCACGCTTGAACGGCTGCCCGCACTGAAACCGGATCGCCTCACCGGCGGTGTATTGTACCACGATGGCCAGTTCGATGATAGCCGCCTTGCGGTAAACCTCGCACAAACCATTGCAGACAAAGGCGGTACGGTGCTTAACTATATGCGTGTAACAGGACTGCGTAAAGATGAAAAGGGAAAGATCAGCGGTGTAACGGTGAAGGATACACTGAATGGGGGAGAGGAGCTGCATCTCGCTACCCGTGCTGTTATCAACGCCACGGGTGTATTTGCTGACGATATTCTGGAAATGGATAATCCGCAGGCGCCCAGATCTATCGCTGCCAGTCAGGGTGTACACCTGGTACTGGATAGCACTTTCCTACCCGGACACAATGCGCTCATGATCCCTGCTACCAGTGATGGCCGCGTACTCTTTGTGGTGCCCTGGCATAATAAAGTGGTGGTGGGAACTACCGATACGCCTGTTAATCATATCAGCCTGGAGCCGCGTGCACTGGAAGCGGAAATAAATTTCATCCTGCGTACTGCCGGTCAATACCTCGCACACCAGCCGCAACGCAGCGATGTACGCAGTGTATGGGCTGGCCTGCGCCCATTGGCAGCTCCCAAGGCAGAAGGACATAAAACCAAAGAAATCTCCCGCAGTCACAAGATCATGGTGGCCGGCTCGGGGCTGGTGACGATCATCGGTGGCAAATGGACAACTTACCGTCGCATGGCAGAAGATGTGATCCACCGGCTGGAACAGGCGCTTCACTGGAAAGAAACGTCTTCCGTAACGCATCAGTTGAAAATACACGGCGCCGCTAATGTTGTAAACTGGGATGATCCCTGGTATTTCTATGGCAGTGATAAGCTGCATATCCACCAGATGGTGGCCACCCAACCCGATTTACAGGAAGTGCTCAGCGCAACATATCATGTCATTAAAGCGCAGGTAGTTTGGGCGGTAAGAGAAGAAATGGCCCGTAATACAGAAGATTTCCTGGCCCGCCGCATACGCCTCCTTTTCCTGGATGCACGGGAAGCTTTACGTATAGCCCCTGCCGTAGCCGCTATCATGGCCGCAGAATTAAACAGGGATGACCAATGGATCGCAGATCAGATAGAAAGCTTTACCAAGGAAGCAAGCGCCTACTTATTGGATTAG
- a CDS encoding mechanosensitive ion channel domain-containing protein, with the protein MSIQVILRYQRLWYFLLPLYLILASLPSDAQRRKSNVVPDTLHLVAVDSATISKNITNLAKDTSKVKKSDTSVAILIIRIEGYTMLLNRLMTSLKRGFDSSRISEGVPLVDTSLELIKYNIAGLGRTPNINDIYTNKVMLEQLERKLSSWQSNLFSYYDQLVNIDDTIHSLRRDTSMHSIPAEDELYGSYVGQLTRLIIKYRAVDSANRASLIKMGLLQNKVANRYIEVSNLLEDMDYRLDQFSAHMFYRDYRYIWRPHRDSINPLEFIPVVKNSLHKSARVLAIFFSIQWPVFIIWLLVAAVFAWWVLNNIRRIRQNHPAEEGEAILQHARYLYRFPIACTVVYITTLSSVLSVRYPILFTEINWALTMIALTFIFRSHLPKTLFRKWLLLMALFSVYCLNNLLIEATYVEQWGLLICAVLAIILGYKFLQETALTTFAQPKYTRPVIKLFIGTSALSLLLVILARVGTAKIIGSSAVVNTVMALNLFVLIKILLEAVYLQVEANKNSSTFISFMDYQDVQRKLKTFLTVMATIAWLVIVLRNLYVYDAIYEVISDFLSTSHHIGNSDFTFSSVIIFLLVIWVSFAASQLIAYMFGSTGQSTAPATKSKLGSVLLLLRLAVLGGGVLLAFAASGIPMDKLTIVIGALGVGIGFGLQNVVNNLVSGVILAFEKPIEVGDVIELGTRSGVVKEIGIRSSKISAYDGSVVVVPNGDLISQQLVNWTMTNRTRRVNFTLGVAYGSDIQQVTDIIKSAFTNHEGILSVPEPIVQLYRFGDNSVDFQVYFWIPDLGTAGTKQSEVLTYIYAELNKAGIDLPYPQRDLHIKSVDADILRNMKPDNRSGEEEEKKL; encoded by the coding sequence ATGTCCATTCAGGTTATATTGAGATATCAGCGTTTATGGTACTTTCTGCTACCGTTGTACCTGATCCTTGCCAGCCTCCCTTCAGATGCACAGCGCAGGAAAAGCAATGTTGTACCGGACACCCTGCACCTGGTAGCTGTAGACAGTGCTACCATCAGTAAAAATATCACCAACCTGGCTAAAGATACTTCGAAGGTAAAAAAATCGGATACTTCGGTGGCCATCCTCATCATCCGGATAGAAGGCTATACCATGCTGCTAAACCGGTTAATGACCTCCCTCAAACGCGGCTTTGACTCCAGCCGCATCAGCGAAGGTGTGCCATTGGTAGACACCTCGCTGGAACTCATAAAATATAATATTGCAGGGCTGGGGCGCACCCCTAACATCAACGATATTTATACCAACAAGGTGATGCTGGAGCAGCTGGAACGTAAGCTGAGTTCCTGGCAGAGCAATCTTTTTTCCTATTACGATCAGCTGGTAAACATCGATGATACCATCCATAGCCTGCGCCGCGACACCTCCATGCACAGCATCCCTGCAGAAGATGAGCTGTATGGATCTTATGTAGGTCAGTTGACACGACTTATTATTAAATATCGGGCGGTAGACAGCGCCAACAGGGCCAGTCTTATCAAGATGGGATTACTACAGAACAAGGTTGCCAACCGTTATATTGAGGTATCCAACCTGCTGGAAGATATGGACTACCGGCTGGATCAGTTTTCGGCACATATGTTTTATCGCGATTACCGTTATATCTGGAGGCCACACCGCGACAGTATCAATCCGCTCGAATTTATTCCTGTTGTAAAAAACTCACTGCATAAAAGTGCGCGTGTACTGGCTATCTTTTTCTCCATTCAATGGCCGGTATTTATTATCTGGCTACTGGTAGCAGCTGTATTTGCATGGTGGGTACTGAATAATATCCGGCGTATCCGACAAAATCATCCTGCCGAAGAAGGTGAAGCTATTCTGCAGCATGCTCGGTATCTGTACCGCTTCCCCATCGCCTGCACAGTGGTATATATCACTACCCTATCGTCTGTTTTATCGGTGCGCTACCCGATCCTTTTTACTGAAATCAACTGGGCGCTGACAATGATCGCCCTAACATTTATATTTCGTTCTCATCTCCCTAAAACATTATTCAGGAAATGGCTGTTGCTGATGGCGTTATTCTCCGTATACTGTTTAAATAACCTGCTCATAGAAGCTACCTATGTGGAACAATGGGGATTGTTGATATGCGCTGTACTAGCCATTATACTGGGATATAAATTTTTACAGGAGACCGCACTCACTACTTTCGCCCAACCGAAATATACCCGACCGGTAATAAAGCTATTTATCGGCACCAGCGCATTGTCGCTCCTGCTGGTCATCCTGGCGCGGGTAGGCACGGCAAAGATCATAGGCTCCAGCGCCGTAGTAAATACCGTGATGGCGCTCAACCTGTTTGTGTTGATAAAAATATTACTGGAAGCCGTTTACCTACAGGTAGAAGCGAATAAAAATTCCAGCACTTTTATTTCTTTCATGGACTACCAGGATGTACAGCGAAAGCTGAAAACTTTCCTGACAGTTATGGCTACCATTGCCTGGCTGGTGATTGTTTTACGCAACCTTTATGTCTATGATGCTATTTATGAAGTGATCAGTGACTTCCTGTCGACCAGCCACCATATTGGTAATTCAGACTTCACCTTTAGCAGTGTCATTATTTTTTTACTGGTAATATGGGTATCCTTTGCAGCCTCACAACTGATTGCGTATATGTTTGGCAGCACGGGTCAGAGTACAGCGCCCGCCACAAAAAGCAAACTCGGATCTGTGCTGCTGCTCCTTCGCCTGGCAGTGCTGGGAGGTGGTGTACTACTGGCTTTCGCCGCCTCCGGCATACCGATGGATAAACTCACCATCGTTATAGGAGCCCTGGGTGTAGGTATCGGCTTCGGCTTGCAGAATGTAGTCAACAACCTCGTATCAGGTGTGATACTGGCATTTGAAAAGCCCATAGAAGTAGGAGACGTTATAGAACTGGGTACCCGCTCCGGTGTAGTAAAAGAAATCGGTATCCGCTCCAGCAAAATATCCGCCTATGACGGTTCCGTAGTAGTAGTCCCCAACGGTGATCTTATCTCCCAGCAGCTGGTCAACTGGACCATGACCAACCGCACCCGCCGGGTAAACTTCACACTCGGTGTAGCCTATGGCAGCGATATTCAACAGGTGACCGACATCATAAAAAGTGCATTCACCAACCACGAAGGGATACTCAGTGTGCCTGAACCTATAGTACAACTCTACCGGTTTGGCGACAACTCCGTAGATTTTCAGGTATATTTCTGGATCCCGGACCTCGGCACAGCAGGCACGAAACAAAGCGAAGTACTCACCTATATTTATGCAGAACTGAACAAAGCAGGGATCGATCTACCTTATCCCCAAAGGGATCTGCATATTAAGTCCGTAGATGCCGATATACTCCGGAACATGAAGCCCGACAACAGATCCGGAGAGGAAGAAGAAAAAAAGTTATAA
- a CDS encoding transposase: MTKKSRRKFTGDFKAKVVLEALKERSTIEELAKKYELHPTQINTWKREAAAKLAGAFDSDTPTSTSEDQEAQMEKLYAQIGQLKVENDFLKKKLR, translated from the coding sequence ATGACAAAAAAGAGCAGACGTAAATTTACCGGGGACTTCAAAGCAAAAGTAGTATTAGAAGCCCTCAAGGAGCGCAGCACAATTGAGGAGCTGGCGAAGAAGTATGAATTACACCCAACACAAATAAACACGTGGAAGCGGGAGGCGGCCGCGAAATTGGCTGGAGCATTTGACTCTGATACTCCCACAAGCACTAGTGAAGACCAGGAGGCCCAAATGGAGAAACTATATGCCCAAATTGGTCAGTTAAAGGTGGAGAATGATTTTTTGAAAAAAAAGTTGCGTTGA
- a CDS encoding IS3 family transposase, with protein MIESSNPLISVRQQCRLLSLHRSGLYYQPLAETEENMTIMRLLDEQYYKTPFFGERKLKIWLRGLGYFVNRKRLRRLMQLMGWETLYKRPGTSDPNTSHKVYPYLLKGLAITRANQVWATDITYVPMRKGFMYLCAVIDLHTRYVVNWSVSNTMTADWCKSVVEEAITTSGKPEIFNTDQGSQFTSEIFTGMLKNHEIQISMDGKGRAIDNIFIERLWKSVKYENIYLNVYEDGVSLYQGLQQYFEFYNTARFHQSLGYKTPADLYKTIAA; from the coding sequence ATGATTGAATCTTCAAATCCATTGATAAGTGTTCGGCAACAATGTAGGTTATTAAGCCTGCATCGCAGTGGATTGTACTACCAACCGCTTGCCGAAACGGAGGAGAATATGACCATTATGCGCTTGCTTGATGAGCAGTACTATAAGACCCCGTTTTTCGGGGAACGGAAGTTAAAGATCTGGTTGCGTGGCCTGGGATATTTCGTCAACCGCAAGCGGCTTCGCCGCCTAATGCAGCTAATGGGCTGGGAGACACTATATAAAAGACCAGGTACGAGTGATCCGAATACATCGCATAAGGTATACCCCTATCTACTTAAAGGGTTAGCGATTACGAGGGCCAATCAGGTATGGGCAACAGACATTACTTATGTGCCTATGCGTAAAGGCTTCATGTACCTTTGTGCGGTAATTGATTTGCATACCCGGTACGTAGTAAATTGGAGTGTCAGTAATACGATGACCGCAGACTGGTGTAAAAGCGTAGTTGAAGAAGCAATAACGACAAGTGGTAAACCTGAAATATTCAATACTGATCAAGGGAGCCAATTCACCAGCGAGATATTTACCGGCATGCTGAAAAATCATGAAATACAGATCAGTATGGATGGGAAGGGCAGAGCGATTGATAATATTTTCATTGAGCGGTTATGGAAAAGTGTTAAATATGAAAATATTTATTTGAACGTATACGAAGACGGAGTAAGTTTGTATCAAGGATTGCAACAGTACTTTGAGTTTTATAATACGGCGCGCTTCCATCAATCACTGGGATACAAAACGCCAGCGGATCTTTATAAAACGATTGCTGCCTAG
- a CDS encoding Fic family protein, translated as MNRIYIYQQPQWPDFQWDEQIISSLLADIRYRQGRLLGRMEGLGFSLRAEASLQTLTLDVLKSSEIEGEILNPDQVRSSIARRLGMDVAGLVPSDRHVDGVVEMMLDATQQYQLPLTDDRLFGWHAALFPTGRSWMYKIVVGGWRDNTKDDPMQVVSGFMGKEKVHYQAPDSALLDKEMIRFLNWFNAKKNIDAVLKAAIAHLWFVTIHPFDDGNGRIARAVADMQLARADNSAQRFYSMSTQIKAERNAYYDILEKTQKGSLDVTKWLEWFLQCLARALATTDETLAGVMKKARFWENPLAATFNDRQKLMLNKLMDGFDGKLTSSKWAKIAKCSQDTATRDIQDLIAKDILMKEPAGGRSTSYILKQEEPSL; from the coding sequence ATGAACCGAATATATATATACCAGCAGCCCCAGTGGCCTGATTTTCAATGGGATGAGCAAATTATAAGTTCTCTCCTGGCTGATATACGTTACCGTCAAGGGCGGCTGCTTGGCCGCATGGAAGGTCTTGGTTTTAGTTTGAGAGCCGAGGCTAGTCTTCAAACCCTTACACTTGATGTTCTTAAATCCAGTGAGATCGAAGGCGAAATTCTCAACCCTGATCAAGTCCGCTCATCCATCGCCCGCCGTCTGGGAATGGACGTTGCCGGGCTTGTTCCTTCTGACCGTCATGTGGATGGCGTTGTTGAAATGATGCTGGATGCAACCCAACAATATCAGTTACCGCTTACAGATGACCGTTTATTCGGCTGGCATGCTGCTTTATTTCCGACGGGAAGAAGCTGGATGTATAAAATCGTTGTAGGTGGCTGGCGAGACAATACCAAAGATGATCCCATGCAGGTTGTTTCTGGTTTCATGGGAAAAGAGAAAGTGCATTACCAGGCTCCTGATTCAGCATTACTGGATAAAGAAATGATCCGGTTTTTAAATTGGTTTAACGCTAAAAAAAATATAGATGCAGTCTTAAAAGCAGCAATCGCTCATTTATGGTTTGTAACAATCCACCCCTTTGACGATGGTAACGGTCGTATTGCCCGTGCAGTTGCAGATATGCAACTTGCCAGAGCAGATAACAGTGCCCAGCGTTTTTACAGCATGTCCACACAAATCAAGGCGGAGCGTAATGCTTATTACGATATACTAGAGAAGACCCAAAAAGGTTCTTTAGATGTAACGAAATGGCTTGAATGGTTTTTGCAATGCCTGGCCAGAGCTTTAGCTACTACAGATGAAACACTTGCTGGTGTCATGAAAAAAGCACGTTTCTGGGAAAATCCGTTAGCAGCAACTTTTAATGACAGGCAAAAATTAATGTTGAATAAATTGATGGATGGTTTTGATGGAAAACTCACATCTTCTAAATGGGCAAAGATTGCCAAATGTTCTCAGGATACAGCTACACGCGATATACAGGATTTAATTGCAAAAGATATTCTCATGAAAGAACCTGCTGGCGGCAGAAGTACAAGCTATATCTTAAAACAGGAAGAGCCGTCTTTGTAA